A part of Silvimonas soli genomic DNA contains:
- the pxpA gene encoding 5-oxoprolinase subunit PxpA, with the protein MARLSIDLNADLGEGYPFDAQLMALISSANVACGGHVGNDASMRSTVRLAREYGVTIGAHPSYPDREHFGRRSLDIDHAELLASLIEQISALKKICAEEGVPLVYVKAHGMLYNDAARDPALADVVIAAIHTVDPQLAVMVLAGSAMVGRAQTAGLRVIQEAFVDRAYRDDGSLVPRSEPGAVLDDDAAAVNQALRFARQSEVQTQSGKVLRLPVDSLCLHGDTPHALQFAQRLYNQLELTQTRK; encoded by the coding sequence ATGGCGCGTTTGAGCATTGATCTGAACGCGGATCTGGGCGAAGGCTATCCGTTTGATGCGCAACTGATGGCCTTGATCAGCTCAGCCAATGTTGCGTGCGGCGGCCACGTTGGCAACGACGCGTCCATGCGCAGCACCGTGCGGCTGGCGCGCGAATACGGTGTGACGATTGGCGCGCACCCCAGTTACCCGGATCGCGAGCACTTTGGCCGCCGCTCGCTGGATATCGATCATGCCGAATTGCTGGCCAGCCTGATCGAGCAGATTTCTGCCCTCAAGAAAATCTGCGCGGAAGAGGGCGTACCGCTGGTTTACGTCAAAGCCCACGGCATGCTTTACAACGATGCGGCGCGTGACCCGGCGCTGGCCGACGTGGTCATCGCCGCCATCCATACTGTGGACCCGCAACTGGCGGTCATGGTGCTGGCGGGCAGCGCGATGGTTGGGCGCGCACAAACTGCCGGGTTGCGGGTCATTCAGGAAGCGTTTGTGGATCGCGCCTATCGCGATGACGGCAGTCTGGTGCCGCGTAGCGAACCCGGCGCCGTGCTGGATGACGATGCTGCCGCCGTGAACCAGGCGCTGCGTTTCGCCCGGCAAAGCGAAGTGCAGACTCAATCCGGCAAGGTGCTGCGGCTGCCGGTGGATTCGTTGTGTCTGCATGGCGATACACCGCATGCCTTACAGTTTGCGCAGCGACTATATAACCAATTGGAACTAACACAGACGCGAAAGTGA
- a CDS encoding biotin-dependent carboxyltransferase family protein, which produces MSISILKTGPLATIQDLGRYDGAQWGVPLAGVMDIPASLIGNLLVGNSPELATLEITLGGFSARFECDTVIALTGAVAPATLDKQPIGCWRNVPVRAGQKLKIDFAPAGARIYLSVSGGVDVPMVLGARATDLAGHFGGLNGRALRAGDVVPLGQPTGPAPDAQVRAPDRGDVLRVLPATEWSAFSPAAQQALLTEPWRVTPDANRMGANLAGPVLELGQPLDLSSHAVQPGVLQVPPSGHPILLLPDAQTTGGYPKIAQVIRADLWRTGQFRPGDTMRFVEVTLEQALAALAEQRRWLAQLENQLKWRV; this is translated from the coding sequence GTGAGTATCAGCATTCTAAAAACCGGACCATTGGCAACTATCCAGGATCTGGGCCGTTACGATGGCGCGCAGTGGGGCGTGCCGCTGGCAGGGGTAATGGATATTCCGGCCAGCCTGATTGGCAATTTGTTGGTCGGCAATTCGCCGGAACTGGCCACGCTGGAAATCACGCTGGGTGGTTTCAGCGCCCGCTTTGAGTGCGATACGGTCATTGCGCTGACCGGGGCAGTGGCTCCCGCAACGCTCGATAAACAGCCTATTGGTTGCTGGCGCAATGTGCCGGTACGCGCCGGGCAAAAACTGAAGATTGATTTTGCCCCGGCAGGCGCGCGTATATATCTGAGCGTGAGCGGCGGCGTGGACGTGCCCATGGTGCTGGGCGCCCGGGCCACTGATCTAGCCGGACATTTTGGCGGTTTGAACGGACGAGCCCTTAGAGCGGGTGACGTGGTGCCGCTAGGCCAGCCCACCGGCCCGGCGCCGGATGCGCAGGTGCGGGCGCCAGATCGTGGCGACGTGCTGCGGGTGTTGCCCGCAACCGAATGGAGTGCGTTCAGCCCAGCGGCGCAGCAAGCGCTGCTGACCGAGCCGTGGCGCGTCACTCCTGATGCCAATCGCATGGGCGCCAATCTGGCTGGCCCGGTACTTGAGTTGGGGCAGCCACTGGATTTGTCATCACACGCGGTGCAGCCCGGTGTATTGCAGGTGCCACCGTCAGGTCATCCGATTCTGCTGCTGCCGGATGCCCAGACGACCGGCGGATACCCCAAGATCGCCCAGGTCATCCGTGCTGATTTGTGGCGCACCGGGCAGTTTCGACCCGGCGACACCATGCGGTTTGTGGAGGTCACACTGGAGCAAGCACTGGCGGCGCTGGCGGAGCAACGCCGCTGGCTGGCGCAACTGGAGAATCAACTGAAATGGCGCGTTTGA
- the pxpB gene encoding 5-oxoprolinase subunit PxpB — translation MNPVIQPLGDTALVLSVSATLEDQRRLWIMQKLLQQRFPAWWVMLGMGNLTVRFDPMIEDAAIIESGIQAAWQSSRKGKQIAGRHHDVPVCYGGAAGPDLALVAEHAGMSPQQVVERHAAANYVVYCVGFLPGFPYLGGMDPALAMPRLDTPRLKVPAGSVAIGSSQTGIYPSESPGGWSLIGRTDLKLFDPVQMPPALFAPGDTLRFVPMEVRA, via the coding sequence ATGAATCCGGTAATTCAACCCCTGGGCGACACCGCCCTGGTCTTGAGTGTGTCCGCAACGCTGGAAGACCAGCGCCGCTTGTGGATCATGCAAAAGCTGTTGCAGCAGCGCTTTCCGGCATGGTGGGTCATGCTGGGAATGGGCAATCTGACTGTGCGTTTCGACCCGATGATTGAAGACGCGGCGATCATCGAAAGCGGCATTCAGGCCGCGTGGCAAAGCAGCCGCAAAGGCAAGCAGATTGCCGGGCGCCATCACGATGTTCCGGTGTGTTACGGCGGTGCCGCCGGGCCGGATCTGGCGCTGGTGGCCGAACACGCCGGTATGTCCCCGCAACAAGTGGTGGAACGCCATGCTGCGGCCAATTACGTTGTTTACTGCGTAGGATTTTTGCCAGGCTTTCCTTACTTGGGCGGGATGGACCCCGCTTTGGCCATGCCGCGACTGGATACCCCGCGGCTCAAGGTGCCCGCCGGATCGGTGGCGATTGGCAGCTCGCAAACAGGTATTTATCCCAGCGAGTCTCCCGGTGGCTGGAGTTTGATTGGCCGCACTGATCTCAAATTGTTTGATCCTGTCCAGATGCCACCCGCGCTGTTTGCGCCAGGCGATACCCTGCGCTTCGTGCCAATGGAGGTGCGCGCGTGA
- the queG gene encoding tRNA epoxyqueuosine(34) reductase QueG has translation MHKEYSPIESSELDLPALAGRIKAWAAELGFARAAITGTDLSHAEPGLLAWLEAGFHGEMDYMARHGLKRARPAELVPGTVSVVSVFMPYLPAGTSNADAILADDSKAYISRYALGRDYHKVLRNRLQKLADRMQAEVGQFGHRVFVDSAPVLEVELAKQAGLGWRGKHTLLLNREYGSFFFIGELFTDLPLPADPPEQNEHCGRCTKCITVCPTQAIVEPYKVDARRCISYLTIELKGNIPEEYRPMLGNRVYGCDDCQLVCPWNRFAVDSKEADFHVRHGLDDVELVTVFAWDEATFQQKMAGSAILRIGHERWLRNLAVGLGNAKTTPQIIAALKSRENDPSEMVREHVAWALKRHGA, from the coding sequence ATGCATAAGGAATATTCACCCATCGAATCGTCAGAACTGGACCTGCCTGCGCTGGCTGGCCGGATCAAGGCGTGGGCAGCCGAACTGGGCTTTGCCCGCGCGGCTATTACCGGCACGGATTTGTCACATGCAGAACCGGGATTACTAGCCTGGCTAGAGGCCGGTTTTCACGGCGAGATGGATTATATGGCACGGCACGGCCTGAAACGTGCGCGTCCGGCAGAATTGGTGCCCGGAACGGTGTCGGTGGTCAGCGTTTTCATGCCGTACCTGCCTGCTGGTACATCCAACGCCGACGCCATCCTCGCCGATGACAGCAAGGCGTATATCTCCCGCTACGCGTTGGGCCGCGACTATCACAAGGTGTTGCGCAACCGGCTGCAAAAGCTGGCTGATCGCATGCAGGCCGAGGTCGGGCAGTTCGGGCATCGGGTGTTTGTCGATTCGGCCCCGGTGCTAGAGGTCGAATTGGCGAAGCAGGCGGGCCTGGGCTGGCGCGGCAAGCACACCTTGTTGCTCAATCGCGAGTATGGCTCGTTCTTTTTTATTGGCGAGCTGTTTACCGATTTGCCGCTGCCGGCTGATCCGCCAGAACAAAACGAGCACTGTGGCCGCTGTACCAAATGCATTACCGTTTGCCCCACCCAAGCCATCGTTGAGCCTTACAAGGTTGATGCGCGGCGTTGTATTTCCTACCTTACCATCGAGCTCAAAGGAAATATCCCGGAAGAATATCGGCCCATGCTGGGCAATCGTGTCTACGGTTGTGATGACTGCCAACTGGTTTGCCCGTGGAACCGCTTTGCAGTAGATAGCAAAGAGGCGGATTTTCATGTGCGGCACGGCCTTGATGATGTCGAGTTGGTGACGGTATTTGCCTGGGATGAAGCCACTTTCCAGCAAAAAATGGCAGGAAGCGCCATTTTGCGCATTGGCCATGAACGCTGGCTGCGCAATTTGGCGGTTGGGCTCGGTAATGCCAAAACAACGCCGCAGATTATTGCGGCACTCAAATCCCGCGAAAACGACCCAAGCGAAATGGTGCGCGAGCACGTCGCCTGGGCCCTGAAAAGGCACGGTGCATGA
- the tsaE gene encoding tRNA (adenosine(37)-N6)-threonylcarbamoyltransferase complex ATPase subunit type 1 TsaE, with protein MHGADDTACRYLADENATLAFGAQIAAALQPGMTIFLEGDLGAGKTTLTRGILRGLGFAGRVKSPTYTLVEPYAVSNLNLYHFDLYRFQDPMEWVDAGFRDYFNPQTICLIEWADKAQGLLPAADWTIRLAPSGEGRSIEIQAHTEHGTACLAQLATPP; from the coding sequence ATGCATGGTGCCGATGATACTGCATGCCGCTATCTGGCAGACGAGAACGCAACGCTGGCGTTTGGCGCGCAGATTGCTGCCGCGCTACAACCGGGCATGACCATTTTTCTGGAAGGCGACCTGGGCGCGGGCAAAACCACGCTCACTCGCGGCATCCTGCGCGGGCTCGGTTTTGCCGGTCGCGTGAAAAGTCCGACGTATACTCTTGTTGAACCTTATGCTGTTTCTAATTTAAACTTGTATCATTTTGATTTATATAGATTTCAAGACCCGATGGAATGGGTGGATGCCGGCTTTCGGGATTACTTCAACCCGCAGACCATCTGCCTGATTGAATGGGCTGACAAGGCACAGGGTTTGTTACCTGCCGCCGACTGGACGATTCGCCTTGCACCTTCGGGTGAAGGTAGAAGCATTGAAATTCAAGCACATACGGAGCACGGCACGGCATGTCTCGCGCAACTCGCCACCCCGCCCTGA
- a CDS encoding N-acetylmuramoyl-L-alanine amidase yields MSRATRHPALTPDSARRHALRAAVSTLFLSVVPAGMARAAAAANVIAVRVWPAQAYTRLTIESTTQLTFNQFTLKNPDRLVVDLEGVDLNDELQKLAGKVGADDPYIQQLRAGRNKPGTVRLVLDLKTEVKPQVFTLAPVAEYKNRLVIDLYPAVQKDPLLAFLDDQSTPDTPPQLKLDTHTEASAPAQPPDRSPDDSVMAQADSNKSIDRSKLKVDRLITVVLDPGHGGEDPGATGPQGNHEKNVVLTIAKKLKARLETDPNIRVVMTRDADFFVPLGVRVKKARAVQADLFMSIHADAFIRPDANGSSVFVLSDKGATSTAAKWLAQTQNDADLIGGVKISNTQDKYLAHTLMDLTQTATLNDSMRFGRAMLTELGGLNRLHKGAVEQAGFAVLKAPDIPSILVETAFISNPQEEQRLIDESFQDKMAETLHTGIRKYFAKNPPAPRTKLAQS; encoded by the coding sequence ATGTCTCGCGCAACTCGCCACCCCGCCCTGACCCCTGATTCTGCCCGTCGGCATGCACTGCGGGCGGCGGTTTCCACGTTATTTTTGAGCGTCGTTCCGGCCGGCATGGCCCGCGCGGCAGCGGCGGCCAATGTAATCGCCGTGCGCGTCTGGCCAGCGCAGGCCTATACCCGGCTGACTATTGAATCCACCACGCAGCTAACTTTTAACCAGTTCACCCTCAAAAATCCGGATCGGCTAGTCGTTGATCTGGAAGGCGTGGACCTGAACGACGAGTTGCAAAAACTCGCCGGCAAAGTGGGTGCAGACGATCCCTACATTCAGCAGTTGCGCGCCGGGCGCAACAAGCCTGGTACCGTGCGGCTGGTGCTGGATCTGAAAACCGAGGTCAAACCGCAGGTCTTTACCCTGGCCCCGGTCGCAGAATACAAAAACCGGCTGGTGATCGATCTCTACCCTGCCGTGCAGAAAGACCCGTTGCTGGCGTTTCTGGATGACCAATCCACGCCCGATACGCCACCGCAGCTCAAGCTCGACACCCATACTGAGGCCAGCGCGCCTGCGCAACCACCCGATCGTTCTCCCGACGACAGCGTCATGGCGCAGGCTGACAGTAACAAATCAATCGACCGCAGCAAGCTCAAGGTCGACCGCTTGATTACCGTGGTGCTGGACCCTGGCCACGGTGGCGAAGACCCGGGCGCAACCGGCCCGCAGGGTAATCACGAGAAAAACGTGGTGCTGACGATTGCCAAGAAGCTCAAGGCACGGCTGGAAACCGACCCGAACATCCGTGTGGTCATGACCCGCGATGCCGATTTCTTTGTGCCGTTGGGCGTGCGCGTGAAAAAGGCGCGGGCCGTGCAGGCAGATTTGTTTATGTCGATCCACGCTGACGCGTTTATCCGGCCCGATGCCAACGGTTCGTCGGTGTTTGTACTGTCAGACAAAGGCGCCACCAGCACAGCGGCAAAGTGGCTGGCGCAAACCCAGAACGATGCCGACTTGATTGGCGGCGTAAAAATCAGCAATACGCAAGATAAATACCTGGCGCACACGCTGATGGACTTGACGCAAACCGCCACGCTCAACGACAGCATGCGTTTTGGCCGCGCCATGCTGACTGAGTTGGGCGGGTTAAACCGGCTGCATAAAGGTGCGGTGGAACAAGCTGGCTTTGCCGTGCTCAAGGCACCGGATATTCCGTCCATCCTGGTCGAAACGGCTTTTATCTCGAATCCGCAGGAAGAACAACGGCTGATCGACGAGAGTTTTCAGGACAAAATGGCGGAAACCTTGCATACCGGCATTCGTAAATACTTTGCCAAAAACCCGCCCGCGCCCCGGACCAAACTGGCCCAGAGCTAA
- a CDS encoding diguanylate cyclase domain-containing protein encodes MQANELSPLPRVLVVDDSRIVRATIKKHLAGAYDVIEEADGEAGWARLLVDESVCLMISDLTMPELDGMGLLARVRQAPEARFRLLPIIIVSGEEDEETRQNCVTAGASDFVTKSTDRAEMLARVAANIELARTHRELDAVREAQSRTSTHVAEGVGSNHLLKLQIEQSLSYARRHRSEVTVLLIEIDDFSGVQAHLGERVASQMLQLLGKQLSGKLRNEDTLAQVAGPQFAVVSAATTLAESRILGERLRQAIANARINFRGEQLQVTASIAVANSLHDDADDTDALLAAAGERLRAEIGSNRVLVPEPSPTHVPTPAIAEALALLHKGDAAEIAALTPHLPALLANLAPLLELANRELDLGWSMERFSL; translated from the coding sequence ATGCAAGCAAATGAGCTGTCTCCGTTGCCGCGCGTGCTGGTTGTTGATGATTCGCGCATCGTCCGTGCCACCATCAAAAAGCACCTTGCCGGTGCTTATGATGTGATCGAAGAAGCCGATGGCGAAGCAGGCTGGGCCCGGCTCCTGGTCGATGAATCCGTTTGTTTGATGATCTCTGATCTCACCATGCCCGAACTGGATGGTATGGGCTTGTTGGCGCGAGTGCGTCAGGCGCCGGAAGCACGTTTTCGGCTGCTGCCCATCATCATCGTGTCGGGTGAAGAAGATGAAGAAACGCGCCAGAATTGCGTAACTGCAGGGGCGAGCGACTTTGTCACTAAATCGACCGATCGGGCTGAAATGCTGGCTCGCGTTGCGGCCAATATCGAACTGGCTCGTACGCATCGGGAACTGGATGCCGTGCGCGAAGCGCAGTCGCGGACCAGTACTCATGTGGCTGAAGGTGTCGGTAGTAACCATCTGCTCAAGTTGCAGATCGAACAATCCTTGTCTTACGCCCGTCGCCATCGTAGTGAAGTCACCGTTCTGCTGATCGAAATCGATGATTTCTCCGGTGTGCAAGCGCACTTGGGCGAGCGGGTTGCCAGCCAGATGCTGCAATTGCTGGGCAAACAGCTGTCCGGCAAGTTGCGTAACGAAGACACGCTGGCACAGGTGGCCGGGCCGCAATTTGCCGTGGTATCGGCTGCGACCACGCTGGCGGAATCGCGCATTCTGGGTGAGCGTCTGCGCCAGGCTATCGCCAATGCCCGCATCAATTTCCGTGGCGAGCAATTGCAGGTCACCGCCAGCATTGCGGTAGCCAATTCATTACACGACGACGCAGATGATACCGATGCGCTGCTGGCCGCCGCTGGCGAGCGTTTGCGCGCCGAGATTGGCAGCAATCGGGTATTGGTCCCGGAGCCGTCGCCAACGCACGTACCAACTCCGGCGATTGCCGAGGCGCTGGCGCTGCTGCATAAAGGCGACGCGGCGGAAATCGCTGCGCTCACCCCACATCTGCCCGCCTTGCTGGCCAATCTGGCGCCGTTGCTGGAGCTGGCTAACCGCGAGCTTGATCTGGGCTGGAGCATGGAGCGTTTCTCTCTCTGA
- the rpsT gene encoding 30S ribosomal protein S20 — translation MANSAQARKRARQAEQARQHNGSQRSEFRTAIKKVLKAVAAGDKAAAQAVFQQSVSVIDSIADKKIFHKNKAARHKSRLSAAIKGMTTAA, via the coding sequence ATGGCAAACAGCGCCCAAGCTCGCAAGCGTGCGCGTCAGGCTGAACAGGCCCGCCAACACAATGGTAGTCAGCGTTCAGAATTCCGCACCGCGATCAAGAAGGTGCTGAAGGCTGTAGCAGCTGGTGACAAAGCGGCTGCACAAGCTGTGTTTCAGCAATCTGTTAGCGTGATCGATAGCATCGCTGACAAGAAGATCTTCCACAAGAACAAGGCAGCTCGTCATAAGAGCCGTCTGTCTGCTGCAATCAAGGGCATGACAACTGCTGCTTGA